Below is a window of Pelagibaculum spongiae DNA.
GTTTCGGATTCACCGCAATAGCCATTGCAGGACTAACGATTTTCTTGCCACCGGCACAGGTGATACCGGCCATTCTTCTAATTGAGATCATTGCTGGTGTCAGTTTACTTCCTTCAGTATTTAAATATATCAACTACCGGCAGCTTGGTTTTACTTTCTTTGCAGCGCTTGTTAGCACACCTTTAGGGGTGTTTTTTTTGAAAAATACCCATTCAGATACCATTAGTTTGGTTATTTCTGTGCTGGTATTAATTTTTACATTATTGCTTTGGCGAGGTTTTCGAATAAACGATACGAGCAAAACAGGGCGGTTACTTTTTTCAGGCGCTACTTCAGGGCTTGTTAACGGTGTAGCGGGTGTTGGTGGATTGCCGATGGTGGTGTTTTTTCTATCGGGCCAGCAAGATATCTATCAAATTAGAGCGACTTTACTCAGTTATCTGATCCTGTTAGATATTTATACCTGTTTGTTTGCAACAGCAGCGGGTGTGATCACTTATGATGTTCTGGCATTGGCAGCTGCTGCGTTTATTCCTGCAATGATCGGCACGATTCTTGGGAATAAAAAATTCCTAAAAAGCCCGCCTGAATTTTTTAGAAAAATTACTTTGTGTTTTATGGCGGCTATTGCATCCGTTGGAATTATTAGAGAAATTTTGTAGATTAAATAGTGGATGGTTTTTTGATTTTTGGATCTTTTTCTAGTTAAGAAATCAATCATTCAGTAGTAAGGTGTTTTTATAATGAGCAAGCCAATTAAGCGCTTAGTTGGTTTACTTATGATTTATTTTTCCACGAATAGCCTAGATAAGCGCTAGCGTCATTCGAGAGCAGAGTCAAAGTTTCAGAAATGCTCTATTTCAACTGTCACCTGCAGGATCTGTCGATTAACTAAACAACCAAGTAATAAAATTAACGAGTTTATTTTATATTAATGAAATTGATTCATCTCTAGTGAAATATTAAAAAACTGCGGGTGGTAGGATTTTCCGGTATAAGAAAATAATGGAATTTAAAGCAATCCGTTGCGTTGCCACAGATACGTTCTTTTTTACCGCAAGATGACTAAGAAACGGGGTGATTTCAGCTTCAGCCATTTGCTCAGGGTGACGCATTTTATGAAACAGAAGGAATTGGCGAATCCACTGCCAGTAGGTTTTCTCAGTCGCATAGGAATAGTTCATTTGGCGAACGGCTTCGCAATAACGCTGCTGTAATCGCATACTGCACCTGACAAAACGAAAACAAGATAGCTGTATATAGATACAGTGTCCAATTATGTCAAACTCAACAAAAGTTAACCGTATATGTCGATTGAGTAAACTGTAAAATAACCATTTCATTTCAATTGGTTGAGATGCTTTTTCAAAACCCCTCTGTTCAGCGGCATTTTGTCGATAGTTCAATCAATTGACATACACGGAATCAAAATATATCGTCGCCAACAAGACGTGAAAAGGCAAGCAAGCCACCAGAGTAAAGCCCTAGCGGCGAGCTAAAGCGGAATTTGTCTTTCACATTTATATAAGACTATGCGGCAAAAATGCGGCATAGGTTGCTGTTATAAGCCTCTGGTAAAAAGTGCACTCTATGAAAGAAATTGAAATAGCAGGAAGTATTAGTAATATAACATCTGTTCTTAAAGAGCATGCTGGTAACTTCAAGTCTGTTTGGTTTAGAGGGCAGTCCGTATATGATTATTTGCTAACACCTAGTGTTTTCAGGCAAGGCAAAGCCTTCGGGGTTTCCTTTAATGAGCAAAAAATGCTCGAGGAATTTAAACGACGTTATCCTGATCAGTCAAATCAACATAAAACGACTTATGAATGGCTAACGCTTATGCAACATTATGGGCTTCCTACACGATTGTTAGACTGGTCAAGCAATTTACTTGTTGCACTATATTTTTGTTGTATTGAAGATCAGGAAAAAGATGGCTCATTATTTGTTTTTGATCCTTCGTATATGGAAAGAGATTTTCATTTCAACGAGCTGATGGAAATGCAGGTTGAAGAAAAAGATCGATCTAATTTTTTTAGAAGGCTCGTCTATAGAACTTCAGATTTACTAAACGATGATTCCAGACTAAATGGAATTCGGTTAGGTGACCTCAAAAAGGACATTAGATTAAGTATGAAGTTTTTTGGTCTTTCTACGGGAAGTAATGCAAGTTTTGAAAGCTTAACTTTGCAGCAAGAACTTCTCAATACTAATGATCATTTGGGAAAGCCTTTGCCTCATGTCACTCAAGAAATCATAAGAGCATTTTCTAATGTAGTGCCATTTAGAGCGCCTCATCTTAACCCTAGAATAAGGCAACAGCATGGATTCTTTACCTTTCATGGAGGTATGTATATTGATGGCGAAGAGTTTATTAAAGTAGACAAAATGGAAGACCATACTTATTCGGACGGCTCGCTGATTAAACTAAAGGTTTTAGGAATAGACAAGAAAAAGATCCTTAAAGAGCTTGAATATGTGGGTATAACGGAAGCAACATTATTTCCAGAAATGGAATATCAAGCTAAAGATATTGCATCCATATTTACCGAAACTTACGGCTTATAACAAGGCAATGCATCGGATTCGCTGCGCTCACTAATGATTGCGGCGTTATGTTTCACAGGAGAATCTTTGCATGAACGAAGAAAATGTAAAATCTATAATAGCCCTTCAAAGAATTAACAATCAGCTATTGGGCCTTGTAGATTCTGCAAAATGCAAAAATGATATCAAACTCAGAGAAATACTTGATCAATTGTACGCTCCTTATGAAAAAGTTGAATCTGACTACAGAAATAACCATAGTTTTTATAACCAGTATCAATTCATATCTTCTCTGTATACTTATATAGTTTTACCAAAAGAAAGTTTTTTTGACTCCATCCCTGATGATATCGAAACAAATTCACTTAAAACACAGTGGGGGATTAATAAATTACAGCCTTCATATAAGTTAAAGTACTTTCTTAGACGTTTACGCAATGCTGTCTCCCATGGCGAAATTGAATTTACAGAAACAATTGATTTTATTTTTACTGATAAAAATCCTCGAAATAAAAGTGATGTTTTCCAGGTTAAGCTTTCAGTTGATGAACTAATGAATTTTACTCAAGCTTTAGCATATTGGTGTATGACAAAAGATATAGAATTGAAAGAACTAAAAAAACATAACAAATAAGGATAGGTGTCGCGCAGCCGACACCTTATCCGGGTGTTGAACAAGCCCGGGTGGCACTCTCTATAGTAAATTACAGATATTTCAACTAAGTAGGTCACGCCCTGCCGCTAAATGCAGGGCGAGCAAAG
It encodes the following:
- a CDS encoding sulfite exporter TauE/SafE family protein, giving the protein MSVFDQLSTTYLLFSGVIVLIASLVRGYSGFGFTAIAIAGLTIFLPPAQVIPAILLIEIIAGVSLLPSVFKYINYRQLGFTFFAALVSTPLGVFFLKNTHSDTISLVISVLVLIFTLLLWRGFRINDTSKTGRLLFSGATSGLVNGVAGVGGLPMVVFFLSGQQDIYQIRATLLSYLILLDIYTCLFATAAGVITYDVLALAAAAFIPAMIGTILGNKKFLKSPPEFFRKITLCFMAAIASVGIIREIL
- a CDS encoding site-specific integrase; the encoded protein is MRLQQRYCEAVRQMNYSYATEKTYWQWIRQFLLFHKMRHPEQMAEAEITPFLSHLAVKKNVSVATQRIALNSIIFLYRKILPPAVF
- a CDS encoding FRG domain-containing protein — protein: MKEIEIAGSISNITSVLKEHAGNFKSVWFRGQSVYDYLLTPSVFRQGKAFGVSFNEQKMLEEFKRRYPDQSNQHKTTYEWLTLMQHYGLPTRLLDWSSNLLVALYFCCIEDQEKDGSLFVFDPSYMERDFHFNELMEMQVEEKDRSNFFRRLVYRTSDLLNDDSRLNGIRLGDLKKDIRLSMKFFGLSTGSNASFESLTLQQELLNTNDHLGKPLPHVTQEIIRAFSNVVPFRAPHLNPRIRQQHGFFTFHGGMYIDGEEFIKVDKMEDHTYSDGSLIKLKVLGIDKKKILKELEYVGITEATLFPEMEYQAKDIASIFTETYGL
- a CDS encoding HEPN family nuclease, yielding MNEENVKSIIALQRINNQLLGLVDSAKCKNDIKLREILDQLYAPYEKVESDYRNNHSFYNQYQFISSLYTYIVLPKESFFDSIPDDIETNSLKTQWGINKLQPSYKLKYFLRRLRNAVSHGEIEFTETIDFIFTDKNPRNKSDVFQVKLSVDELMNFTQALAYWCMTKDIELKELKKHNK